Sequence from the Panicum virgatum strain AP13 chromosome 5N, P.virgatum_v5, whole genome shotgun sequence genome:
CTGCTCCAGGAGCGGGGCGCCGTCGTCGAACTCGAATCTGGTGAACCTCTGCCACGCTACGTCGTAGGTGCGCGCCACGGCCTCCCACAGCGCCCTGCCGGTGGCGTGGTGCACGTAGTCCGGGAGCAGGCGGTCCGAGAGCGTGGCGAGGATGTGGCCGCGGCACATGGCGTCGTCGCGCGCCCACTtggccgcctcggcggaggaggcggcgtcgctACCGGACGGTGGGTCGTGGGAGAGGACGTGCGCGATGCCGACGGTGTGCAGGCGGAGCAGCACGGACTCTTTCCACCGGAGGTAGCCGTCGACGGCGTCCAGCGGCTTCACGGGGAGCAACGCCATCGATCGAAATCACCTGATAGGAGGGAAGGAATTGACGGAGCGTTCGCAGttggaggggaggagagggggcggcggcgcggtggtggcAATATATATAGATCTACTAGGGTTTTGTGGATGGATTCACAGAGGTGTACCGTACCATATATATGCAGGGTCGCAGGCACGAGTCGTTCATTCATTTGGCATAAACATATATTTCGCCGTGAACTCATTTGGGAAGCCGAATGAATTTGAGGCCCGTACGTTAGCCATTTCCTGTCCAACCAGATCCAATTTGGAGACCAGCCCTAGCTAGTCAGATCTCCCATCTTAATTCCACTACTTCCTCCATACTCATAAAAAAAGTTTTTTGGATAAAATTTGGGTCAAACATtaaaaatataaatcatgaataatttttaagttgttgagtttcaaaatacaaaaaccatataaatagatttattttgaaaaatatttttataaatatataaatatatcacttcgcgacaaatatttttataaaaattaataagAGGTCAAAGTTAAGCTTTGGAGACCATGTCACTATCCAAAACAACTTTCTTTCGAGTATGGTGGGAGTACTAAAATATATGAAGTGACGACTCGTATGTCGTGATCGTCGCGCTCGCCCACACCATCTGTCTGCCTTCCGTCAACTTGCGCCATCGATCGTTTAGTCAGTTTGCCAACCTGTAATTTGTGCCCTCCATCGATCGCATATATCCTGAAGGCCGAGGCGATGGGAGGAGATGCGGTGCagatgttttttttatcaaGCTGTATCGTCCTGCCCACAAGTGATACAGAGCCGTCTATTGCCCTTCATCCTGCAAAATCTGCCCTGCttgataaaaaaaaaaacatatgcaCCGCACCTCCTCCCATCGCTGAAACTGCCGCCGCCTATAGCACCGGTCACCCGTTGTCGTTTCCTCCGCTGCCCCTATGAAGGCGGTTCTCATAGGCTCGGGGTGAAGTTGCCGACTTAAGAAGTGATAGGTGGCACAAGGAGAAGAGTTGCTTGGAGGCAGTCCACTCTCCCAAGGCACCTCCCCATTGTCACCCTCTATAAATACTAGGTGGGGGCTCATATTTGAGACACACAACACCAGTCAAGGTTGAGCCTAGAGCCTCATTCCAAATGCAAAGTATTGCCTAGCTTGTGCTTCGAATAGggagaggggtagaggtacccaggaggggcgccggtctttggcgctcttctccaaattgtatctctacgagagtgagacaATAGTTCGGGAGAGGTGCTGGGGTGTCGGCATTCTTCTCcgagcttgtacctctacataTGCTCCTACATTCTTCTggttttagtaagtattcgtagttcctatctctagtattttacttggtacagtagatgctagtagtgctggTAGTttagtgagatcagttctcttactcgcgggttcgtcactccgtatttatacggagtgctgtagtttgctatggTTCGACATAAGTAGGTAGACttcagtagtaatcaatagcatAGACACAtctaggctaggggttatccttcgtttgccttatatcccacggtttgttagaggtaggccataGGTGGTGACAACCATATTGGTCCattgtaatcctccacattcggatatagcatagagctgttggccggagttgTCTGGCAGACTAGGTgcaagccggtgcccgaagcgaaaATTATGCCTGAGaaatcgacctttaactcatctatAGTGCTATCTTGGGAATCCTCTCCACCCTTcgacctatcttggtgtgtccttgaaccgactagaatagaagagagtgcatacacgttccctgtggattcaataacccttggaatactctgaggtgaaagctatatCGGTATCCATGCACTTGCAaatttattcgtgatgttaaaatacccaacatccTTCACAAGAAATTCTTCTTTGAATGCTTATGCCCTTGTCAACAAGCTTCATTTGGTTATGAGAATAAATCGTATGCCATTGACACATATATCAATTTACACATAACCACTGCTTGTTACTATCATCACACTTGATCATGTCATAGcacatttcttgtcatataagCCTTTTCTCTCAATTCTTAATTCATTTCTTCATAAATGAGTGACTGATATAATTATCAATTCCTGAtcatatactcaacaagatGATTAGTTCTTTAATTATGGTGCCATTTAATTCACAAGGCATACTTGCATTTCATatgttgtaaagtcaaagagtgAATactgagaggcagtggaggcctgctccttggtgtgatgagtgattgccaacacgtggagtggactaactgtgtgtagtcgcgactctgtggagattgcgccagtTCTTGGTCTATGGTGTtcaggtacacggatggcgcggtggcagcgagatggtttggacaagagcgaggcgCGTGCCGATGCACCATGCGGCGGCAATGCCgtggcagggagctcgacgCCCATGtggaggcgggagaccttgcggtggtgttggaggcccgaccggacgaccgtgcggtggagaacggcggcccagatgcttg
This genomic interval carries:
- the LOC120672431 gene encoding uncharacterized protein LOC120672431, which codes for MALLPVKPLDAVDGYLRWKESVLLRLHTVGIAHVLSHDPPSGSDAASSAEAAKWARDDAMCRGHILATLSDRLLPDYVHHATGRALWEAVARTYDVAWQRFTRFEFDDGAPLLEQLAHAEALGVTGRSWLKGDLDFIAYMCHEKLPADLAIPISVGSVDGNVTMDRVWKVARVKEASRLREVDELQGKATMAEDPRGCWNCGQPGHISRNCRA